The Candidatus Binatia bacterium genome includes the window GCGTCGCGCAGGTCGACGAAGCTCACGCCCTTGACGACGCGTCCGCCCTTGACGTCGAGGCACGGGATGATCCGCCGCGCCAGCATCGCGCTACGCCCCTTCTCCGCGCGCCGCGGCGAGCGCGTCCGCGAGCTTGACGTGGCCCTCGTAGAGCGCGCGTCCGACGATCACGCCGCGCAGGTTCGCGCCGGCGTCGAACGCCGCGCGCGCCGCGCGCACGTCCTCGACGCGCGCCACCCCTCCGGACACGATCACCGGCACGCTGGTCGCGCGCGCGAGCTCGAGCGTCGCATCGAGGTTGGCGCCGTGCCCGGTGCCGTCGCGCCGGATGTCGGTGAAGACGATCGCCGCAGCGCCGGCGCGCTCCGCGCGGCGCGCGATCTCGAAGGCGTCGACCTCGCTGTGCGCGAGCCAGCCGTCGACCGCGACCTTGCCGTCGCGCTGGTCGATGCCGACCGCGATGCGACCCGGGAAGCGCGCGCACGCGGCGTCGAGCACCTCCGGGTTCGCCGCCGCCGCCGTGCCGAGGATCGCCCACTCGGCGCCCGCGTCGAGCACGCTCGCGATCGCGTCGAGGTCGCGCAGCCCGCCGCCGACCTGCACCGGGATGT containing:
- the hisA gene encoding 1-(5-phosphoribosyl)-5-[(5-phosphoribosylamino)methylideneamino]imidazole-4-carboxamide isomerase, whose protein sequence is MRRFDVIPAIDLRGGRCVRLLQGDFAAETQYGDDPVAMARRWRGEGAERLHVVDLDGAARGARAHGSVIAAICAALDIPVQVGGGLRDLDAIASVLDAGAEWAILGTAAAANPEVLDAACARFPGRIAVGIDQRDGKVAVDGWLAHSEVDAFEIARRAERAGAAAIVFTDIRRDGTGHGANLDATLELARATSVPVIVSGGVARVEDVRAARAAFDAGANLRGVIVGRALYEGHVKLADALAAARGEGA